The following is a genomic window from Brassica oleracea var. oleracea cultivar TO1000 unplaced genomic scaffold, BOL UnpScaffold02904, whole genome shotgun sequence.
GCGTCTTCCATCTAATTCTCtgctccatcttcttcttcttcttcttctttcaactGAGCGAGCATTCTCGTGGTGTATAATAAAAGCATGAATGATCAAGACGGAGACTGGAATTATCATCTCAGGATCCTAAGCAACAGCGCGCGTGATTCCACGGATCCTGCTTCCGATCCATCTGTGCTACAATCAGTAAGCATCGAACAATTATGTGTCTCTCTCGATGTACAAAGGAATCATCCATCTTTCGTGATTTGTGACGAATGTCAATGGATCATTAGGTGAAGAAGCTACATGGGTTCTGTAAATTGGAGAATTCAGACGATCTGGTGGCTAGAATTTACCCTCAGATCAATAAGGTCTTCCAACGCTCTGTTGCTTCGCTGACTCAGTCCGAGACAGGGACCTCCAAAGGTCTTCTCTTGCTAGTATGTTACCCACCAAGATGATGAATGCTTTTGTTTGATTATGGTTTTGGTATATCG
Proteins encoded in this region:
- the LOC106321761 gene encoding uncharacterized protein LOC106321761, encoding MNDQDGDWNYHLRILSNSARDSTDPASDPSVLQSVKKLHGFCKLENSDDLVARIYPQINKVFQRSVASLTQSETGTSKGLLLLAILQFFLDFGDMVLHDADPSLRTFFRSCLSREFSDAAVAEATCEFLIENKRKLLASFPNLLSQ